A region of Paralichthys olivaceus isolate ysfri-2021 chromosome 24, ASM2471397v2, whole genome shotgun sequence DNA encodes the following proteins:
- the LOC109641624 gene encoding beta-1,3-galactosyltransferase 1-like — protein MPSKVSCLYLLTVVCWASALWYLSVSRPSTSYVGQLNIPIRTAPKLGKNATFGNIRTRTLNPHDFDYLINEEKKCEAEPPFLVILISTTHKEFDARQAIRETWGDESTFPEVRVVTLFLLGRSTDAILNEMVEQESQIFHDVVVEDFIDSYHNLTLKTLMGMRWVATFCSQAQYVLKTDSDIFVNMENLIYNLLKPTTKPRRRYFTGYVINGGPIRDMRSKWYMPRDLYPESKYPPFCSGTGYIFSADVAELIYNTSLHTRLLHLEDVYVGVCLRKLGIHPFQNSGFNHWKMAYSLCRYRRVVTVHQISPEEMHRIWNDMTSKKHLKC, from the coding sequence ATGCCTTCTAAGGTCTCCTGCCTATACCTGCTGACAGTGGTTTGTTGGGCCAGCGCTCTGTGGTACCTGAGCGTGTCCCGCCCCTCCACGTCCTATGTGGGACAGCTTAATATCCCCATACGCACGGCGCCCAAGCTGGGCAAGAACGCCACCTTCGGCAACATCCGCACGCGCACGCTCAACCCGCACGACTTTGACTACCTCATCAATGAGGAGAAGAAGTGCGAAGCGGAGCCGCCCTTCCTCGTCATCCTCATCAGCACCACTCACAAGGAATTTGACGCCCGTCAGGCCATCAGAGAGACATGGGGGGACGAGAGCACGTTTCCCGAGGTGCGCGTGGTCACGCTCTTCCTGTTGGGACGCAGCACCGACGCCATTCTCAACGAGATGGTGGAGCAGGAGAGTCAGATCTTTCACGACGTGGTAGTGGAGGATTTTATTGACTCTTACCACAATCTGACGCTTAAGACGCTGATGGGCATGCGTTGGGTGGCCACGTTTTGTTCCCAGGCTCAATATGTCCTGAAGACGGACAGTGACATTTTTGTCAACATGGAGAACCTCATCTACAACCTCCTGAAGCCCACCACCAAGCCCAGGAGGAGGTACTTCACTGGCTATGTCATCAATGGTGGGCCAATCAGAGACATGCGCAGCAAGTGGTACATGCCCAGGGATCTTTACCCCGAGAGCAAGTACCCGCCCTTCTGCTCCGGCACCGGGTACATCTTCTCAGCTGACGTGGCCGAGCTCATATACAATACTTCGTTACACACGAGGCTGCTGCATCTCGAGGACGTGTACGTTGGCGTGTGCCTCCGAAAGCTCGGCATCCACCCCTTCCAGAACAGCGGCTTCAACCACTGGAAGATGGCCTACAGCCTTTGCCGCTACCGCCGCGTGGTCACCGTCCACCAGATCTCGCCCGAGGAGATGCACCGCATCTGGAACGACATGACCAGCAAGAAACACCTGAAATGTTAG